A section of the Tenrec ecaudatus isolate mTenEca1 chromosome 15, mTenEca1.hap1, whole genome shotgun sequence genome encodes:
- the LOC142427655 gene encoding small ribosomal subunit protein RACK1-like, with protein sequence MSETERDESKETRKRQHRVAKKEETAQIKLGEEADQQKKNCACHSEPLYPWRELELLELSEEEEEQLEQVAVRYEEESDFPRATEVQKGNDENNGSNIHKSKITFEPLESLKRYNSFCFHAEQQQELVWELSGAILVTAATPAPAATLTEQMTLRGTLKGHNGWVTQIATTPQFPAMILSASRDKTIIMWKLTRDESNYGIPQRALRGHSHFVSNVVISSDGQFALSGSWDGTLRLWDLTMGTTTRRHVGHTKDVLSAAFSSDNWQIVSGSRDKTIKLWNTLGVCKCTVQDESHSEWVSRVRFSPNSSNPIIVSCGWDKLVKVWNLANCKLKTNHIGHTGYLNTVTVSPDGSLCASGGKDGQAMLWDLNEGKHLYTLDGGDIINALCFSPNRYWLCAATDPSIKIWDLEGKIIVDELKQEVISTSSKAKSPQCTSLTWSADGQTLFAGYTDNLVRVWQVTISTR encoded by the exons atgtcagaaacagaacgggacgAGTCTAAGGAGACTCGGAAAAGGCAGCACAGAGttgccaaaaaggaagaaactgCGCAGATAAAATTAGGGGAGGAAGCTGATCAGCAAAAGAAAAACTGTGCCTgccattcggagcctttatatccGTGGCGAGAATTAGAACTCTTGGAactatcagaggaggaggaggagcagttagagCAGGTAGCTGTTCGCTATGAGGAAG AAAGTGATTTCCCCAGAGCAACAGAAGTTCAGAAAGGAAATGACGAGAATAATGGCAGTAACATTCACAAGAGTAAAATTACATTTGAACCACTTGAATCCTTGAAGCGCTACAATAG CTTTTGTTTCCACGCTGAACAGCAGCAGGAGCTGGTGTGGGAGCTATCCGGAGCCATCCTTGTCACTGCTGCGACCCCCGCACCCGCTGCCACCCTGACTGAGCAAATGACCCTTCGTGGCACCCTCAAGGGCCACAACGGCTGGGTAACGCAGATCGCTACCACGCCACAGTTCCCCGCCATGATTCTGTCTGCTTCGCGAGATAAGACCATCATCATGTGGAAGCTCACGAGGGATGAGAGCAACTATGGCATTCCCCAACGTGCTCTGCGTGGTCACTCTCACTTTGTGAGCAACGTGGTCATCTCTTCTGATGGCCAGTTTGCGCTCTCAGGCTCCTGGGATGGAACACTACGTCTCTGGGATCTTACAATGGGCACCACCACACGCCGCCATGTTGGCCATACCAAGGACGTGCTGAGTGCGGCCTTCTCCTCTGACAACTGGCAGATTGTCTCAGGCTCCCGAGATAAGACCATCAAGCTGTGGAATACTCTGGGCGTTTGCAAGTGCACCGTACAGGACGAGAGCCACTCTGAATGGGTGTCCCGTGTGCGCTTTTCGCCCAACAGCAGCAACCCCATCATCGTCTCCTGTGGCTGGGACAAGTTGGTCAAGGTGTGGAACTTGGCTAATTGCAAACTGAAAACGAACCACATCGGCCACACAGGCTACCTGAACACTGTGACAGTCTCTCCGGATGGATCCCTCTGTGCttctggaggcaaggatggccaggccATGCTGTGGGATCTCAATGAAGGCAAGCACCTTTATACCCTCGATGGAGGAGACATTATCAATGCCCTGTGCTTCAGTCCCAACCGCTACTGGCTCTGTGCTGCCACTGACCCCAGCATCAAGATCTGGGACTTGGAGGGCAAGATCATTGTTGATGAGCTGAAGCAAGAAGTGATCAGCACCAGCAGCAAGGCCAAATCACCCCAGTGCACCTCTCTGACCTGGTCTGCTGATGGCCAGACTCTGTTTGCAGGTTACACAGATAACCTCGTGCGAGTATGGCAGGTGACCATCAGCACCCGGTAG